From Bacteroides uniformis:
TTTGACCCCACCAGCCTGCACGTGACGGAAGGCATCGCCTACGGAGCACTGGCGCTGCTGGTGATAGGTATCATCGTGGCAGTGCTGATAGCCAAAAGGAAGTATGTAAAGGCATAAGAACAAATATCATATCATTCCCCCACAAGCACCCGACGCATTCCGCTATTCATACCCTGATACGGAATGCGTCGAGTGCTTATGTCCGTTCCGTTATCCCCTCATGTTTGTTCTGTCATTCCCTTATGTCTGTTCTGTCAACCCCTATATATTGATGAAAAACCACGGCTGTGAAGCATATTCTTCACAGCTGTGGCACGTCTTCTTCACCGCTGTGGGAAAGGCGTACCACAGCCGTGCGCACATGATAAACCCAAAGGCTTCTCAAGACAAACCACCGTGCAAAACACAACAGAAGCCTATGTAGCACACAACGGAAGCCTATGCAAGAGACAAGAAAGCCCGGTCAGATGCGCAAAAAACCGTTTCTACCCTCCCGGGTAAAAACGGTTCAAGTCAATAATACATGAAAAAACGCTATTTAGAGAGAGTCTCTTCTATAACGGAATGGTTCTCTTCCTTCTTCACTCATCATCAGCAGTTCTCCGAACTGACATCAAAGTTAGGGAAGCATAACAAGAACAACAAATAGAATCTACGAAAAGGCATATCTCATCGACAGAACGGAAAAGAATGAACCCTACAATAGGGAAAAGAATGAAAAAAAAGCTATAAACAGTCGGCAGAACGATATATTTCAGTAACTTTGCTAACGTGAAAACAGGCTGCACCCCAGCATAAAAAAATGAACAGTATGGAAACTACCAGACAAAATAAAATAGCCCGTCTCCTGCAGAAGGAACTGAGTGATATCTTCTTGTTGCAAACCAAGTCCATGCCCGGCATACTGATTTCCGTCAGTGCCGTACGCATCAGCCCCGACATGAGCGTGGCACGCGCTTATCTCAGTATATTCCCCTCGGAGAAAAGCGAAGAAATAGTCAAGAACATCAACGGAAACATGAAATCCATACGCTTTGAACTGGGTACCCGCGTACGCCACCAACTACGCATTATCCCCGAACTGAAGTTCTTCGTAGACGACTCACTGGACTATCTGGAACGAATTGATGAACTGCTGAAATAATGTCCCTTCCCTTCTTTATAGCCCGCCGCTACCTCTTCTCCAAGAAGAAACACAATGCCATTAATATCATCTCCGGCATTTCGGTGTGTGGGGTGGCATTGGCTACGTTGGCGTTGGTATGCACCTTGTCCGTGTTCAACGGTTTTCAGGACATGGTGGCAGGCTTTTTCACAGCTTTCGACCCGGAACTGAAAATCACCGTCCGCGAAGGTAAGGTTTTCGACCCGCACGAAGCGTGCATCCGGCAAGTACACGCCCTGTCCGAGATTGACGTGTGGACGGAAACACTGGAAGAGAATGCCATGGTGCAGTACAAAGACCGCCAGGCAATGGCCGTCATCAAGGGAGTGGAGGACAATTTCGAACAGCTTACCTCCATCGACAGCTTGCTCTATGGGACGGGAAAGTTCCTGCTGAGCGACTCGGTGGTGGACTATGGTTTTCTGGGTGTGGAACTTATATCCGAGTTGGGCACCGGCATTCAGTTCGTGGACCCGTTGCAGGTCTATGCCCCCAAACGGAACGTACGGGTAAACATAGCCAACCCCACTGCGGCTTTCAACCGGGAGTATCTCTTCTCGCCCGGCGCCATCTTTGCCGTCAACCAGCAAAAATACGATTCACGCTACATACTGACGTCACTCGACTTTGCCCGCCGTCTGTTCAATTATGACACGGAAGTCTCTGCCATCGAGATGAAACTGAAACCCGGTTCCAACATCGGCTCCGTACAAAAGAAAATAGCAGGCATTCTCGGCGACCGGTTCATTGTACAGAACCGCTACGAGCAGCAGGCCGATGTTTTCCGCATCATGGAAATAGAGAAACTCATCTCTTATCTCTTCCTCACCTTCATTCTGGGTATCGCATGCTTCAATGTCATCGGTTCGCTGTCCATGCTGATACTGGACAAACGGGAGGACGTGGAGACACTGCGCAATCTGGGTGCCGATGACCGGCTTATAGCGCGCATCTTCTTGTTCGAAGGCAGGATGATTTCTGTATTCGGCGCCCTCTCCGGCATCGTTTTAGGATTGTTGCTGTGCTTTCTGCAGCAACGTTTCGGGTTGATTTCATTGGGGGGAGGCAATGGAAGTTTTGTAGTGGACGCTTATCCGGTAAGTGTACATGCCACGGATATTATTCTGGTATTCTTAACGGTCATCACTGTAGGCTTCTTGTCCGTATGGTATCCGGTGAGATACCTCAGCAAGCGGCTGCTGAGAAAAAGATAAAAAAACAGTTACTTCTTACGGATAATCGTCAATCCGTCACGCAGGGGAAGAATGACTTTCTCCACACGCGCATCCCGCGCCACCAAATCATTGAAGGCTTTGATACTGATTGTTTGCAGGTCTGTGCGATGGGGTTGTTCTTCCAGCACATGGCCATCCCACAAGGTATTGTCGGCAATGATATATCCACCGCCGGAAAGGCGGGCGAGCACCATTTCATAATACTCTATGTATTTACGCTTATCTCCGTCAATAAAGGCAAGGTCGAAAGTGAGGTCCAGTTGCGGTACCCGCTCCAAGGCATCGCCAATGTAGAACCTGATTTTATCCGCGTAATCGGAATTCTCCAGCCACGGACGGGTGAAGTCCTCCTGCTCGTCGTTGATTTCAAACGTATGCAGCATCCCGCCCTCCGGCAGTCCTTCTGCTATGCAAAGTGCGGAATACCCGCTATAAGTCCCTATCTCCAGCACCTGCCGGGGACGAATCATCCGGACAAACATCTTGAGCATACGCCCCTGCAAATGTCCGGAAGCCATGCGGGGATATAGCAACTTGACATGCGTGTCGCGATAGAGCGCTTTCAGATAATCGCCCTCATCATCAATGTGCTGCAAAATGTATTCGTCAATCGTCACTTTGTTAATGGATTATAGGTTAGGGATAAGGGATTAGGGGTTAGGGGTTAGTT
This genomic window contains:
- the rbfA gene encoding 30S ribosome-binding factor RbfA, with the protein product METTRQNKIARLLQKELSDIFLLQTKSMPGILISVSAVRISPDMSVARAYLSIFPSEKSEEIVKNINGNMKSIRFELGTRVRHQLRIIPELKFFVDDSLDYLERIDELLK
- a CDS encoding O-methyltransferase, translating into MTIDEYILQHIDDEGDYLKALYRDTHVKLLYPRMASGHLQGRMLKMFVRMIRPRQVLEIGTYSGYSALCIAEGLPEGGMLHTFEINDEQEDFTRPWLENSDYADKIRFYIGDALERVPQLDLTFDLAFIDGDKRKYIEYYEMVLARLSGGGYIIADNTLWDGHVLEEQPHRTDLQTISIKAFNDLVARDARVEKVILPLRDGLTIIRKK
- a CDS encoding FtsX-like permease family protein, with the translated sequence MSLPFFIARRYLFSKKKHNAINIISGISVCGVALATLALVCTLSVFNGFQDMVAGFFTAFDPELKITVREGKVFDPHEACIRQVHALSEIDVWTETLEENAMVQYKDRQAMAVIKGVEDNFEQLTSIDSLLYGTGKFLLSDSVVDYGFLGVELISELGTGIQFVDPLQVYAPKRNVRVNIANPTAAFNREYLFSPGAIFAVNQQKYDSRYILTSLDFARRLFNYDTEVSAIEMKLKPGSNIGSVQKKIAGILGDRFIVQNRYEQQADVFRIMEIEKLISYLFLTFILGIACFNVIGSLSMLILDKREDVETLRNLGADDRLIARIFLFEGRMISVFGALSGIVLGLLLCFLQQRFGLISLGGGNGSFVVDAYPVSVHATDIILVFLTVITVGFLSVWYPVRYLSKRLLRKR